From Elusimicrobiota bacterium, the proteins below share one genomic window:
- a CDS encoding autotransporter domain-containing protein: MPMSYVFKYVRKLGKVLSIACLLALISSLCRAAIVYVDSSDDSGTYTLRNAITTSNSDNADTTIRWRYTGGTISLGSSLPNINGVTTLDVDNAYSAVTLYSSDDDYTLGLGGTVTIRNDATANPMTISVILISTGSLTKDGDGTLYLTKDNTYSGGTIFKKGIISISEDSNLGAASGALTFDGGTLHIRDDVSSARGVILNSGGGTIDTNQSYTLALTGVISGAGGLTKISDGTLVLSGANTYTGGTMVSSGTLQLGADNTLPIFGAVAVTGGATLALGGYTQAIGGYSGGGTLSMLLQTGVPNLNVTGTAVLTDGKLVLSISPQIILVGQTFTPITAGTITGTFSTIVSPAAIIFTPSYSGNDVVLTAGLVPFTDVAATANQRAVGASLEPLRISPSGDITTVIANMYTLNTAQLRSALDQIGPFSLASMRGIGMAGAGLQSAAVNQRMSALADGSDRGGFASYKFSGPSSYPGTIPAAAVRGEKAAARQSAEKGPDMPWGFFASGVGTVGRVKEATDIQPGYKFYSAGLIVGSDYRINDHLAAGFFGGYLAGRASVSSPDIATVDNRSARYGVYASGYSDTFHVNLYAGRAVDYYTTGRDIVFGDISRKATAKPDGDEVNLSANAGYDIKMGGRAAFSPYAGLNYDRLKIDAFREKGAESLNLNVSAQEAESLRSSLGVRYSDVFIVDSYLLASYVRAGWQHEFKDQSPIESQLASGAGGVFSVATGNFARDAALLGIGFSVNWGERTTASLDYSCDLYSHLTEQVLSAGVRIKF, translated from the coding sequence ATGCCCATGTCATACGTGTTCAAGTATGTCCGAAAACTTGGCAAAGTCTTATCCATAGCCTGCCTCCTGGCACTTATTTCTTCTCTGTGCCGTGCGGCTATTGTTTATGTGGACAGCTCCGATGATTCCGGCACGTACACCCTGCGCAATGCTATAACGACCTCCAACAGCGATAACGCGGACACAACTATCCGCTGGAGATACACCGGCGGCACAATTTCGCTCGGCAGCTCGCTGCCTAATATAAACGGGGTAACCACCCTTGACGTTGACAACGCCTATTCCGCAGTCACGCTTTATTCTTCTGACGACGACTACACGCTCGGCCTGGGCGGAACCGTAACGATAAGAAACGACGCCACGGCGAACCCAATGACCATCTCCGTCATACTAATAAGCACCGGTTCCCTGACGAAAGACGGTGACGGGACACTATACCTCACAAAAGACAACACTTATAGCGGCGGAACGATCTTTAAAAAAGGAATAATCAGCATATCGGAAGATTCAAACCTGGGCGCCGCTTCCGGCGCGCTTACCTTTGACGGCGGAACGCTGCATATCAGGGACGACGTTTCCTCGGCGCGCGGTGTAATACTGAACTCGGGCGGCGGCACTATTGACACCAATCAAAGTTACACCCTGGCTCTTACGGGCGTTATAAGCGGCGCGGGTGGTCTTACAAAAATAAGCGATGGGACTCTTGTCTTAAGCGGCGCCAATACCTACACTGGTGGAACCATGGTGAGTTCCGGCACGCTCCAGCTTGGCGCGGACAACACTCTTCCCATTTTCGGGGCGGTGGCGGTAACTGGCGGTGCTACTCTCGCGCTGGGCGGCTATACGCAGGCCATAGGCGGCTATTCCGGCGGCGGCACGCTTTCGATGTTGCTGCAAACGGGGGTTCCGAACCTCAATGTTACAGGAACCGCGGTTTTAACGGATGGAAAGCTTGTTCTTTCAATCAGTCCTCAAATTATACTCGTGGGCCAGACTTTCACTCCCATAACAGCGGGAACCATCACGGGAACATTCTCAACGATAGTTTCTCCGGCGGCAATAATATTTACACCCTCTTACAGCGGCAACGATGTGGTGCTGACCGCCGGATTGGTTCCCTTCACCGATGTGGCCGCAACCGCCAATCAGCGCGCCGTAGGCGCCAGCCTTGAACCTCTGCGCATATCACCCTCCGGTGATATCACAACAGTGATCGCAAACATGTATACCCTTAATACCGCTCAACTGAGATCGGCCCTGGACCAGATAGGCCCGTTTTCCCTGGCGTCCATGAGGGGGATAGGCATGGCTGGGGCCGGTCTCCAATCCGCCGCCGTGAACCAGCGCATGTCCGCATTGGCCGATGGTTCCGACCGCGGCGGATTCGCCTCTTACAAGTTCAGCGGCCCGTCGTCTTATCCCGGCACGATTCCCGCTGCCGCCGTCCGCGGAGAAAAGGCCGCTGCCCGGCAGAGCGCTGAGAAAGGGCCGGATATGCCGTGGGGTTTCTTTGCCTCCGGAGTGGGAACTGTGGGCAGAGTCAAGGAGGCAACTGATATTCAGCCCGGCTACAAATTTTATAGCGCCGGCCTGATTGTGGGTTCGGACTACCGCATAAATGACCATCTAGCGGCGGGTTTTTTTGGTGGCTATCTGGCAGGTCGCGCCTCCGTTTCTTCGCCCGATATCGCCACGGTGGACAACCGCAGCGCCCGTTACGGAGTCTATGCTTCCGGATACAGCGATACCTTCCATGTAAACCTGTACGCGGGCAGGGCGGTGGATTACTATACTACCGGGCGGGACATTGTTTTCGGCGACATTTCACGGAAAGCGACCGCCAAGCCCGACGGTGACGAGGTAAACCTGTCTGCAAACGCAGGCTACGACATCAAAATGGGTGGGCGTGCGGCTTTTTCACCGTACGCCGGCCTGAACTATGACCGGCTAAAGATTGATGCGTTCAGGGAAAAGGGCGCCGAAAGCCTGAACCTGAATGTGTCCGCCCAAGAGGCGGAGTCGCTTAGATCAAGCCTTGGGGTGAGATACTCGGATGTTTTCATAGTGGACTCATACCTGCTTGCGTCATACGTGCGCGCGGGTTGGCAGCACGAGTTCAAAGACCAGAGCCCGATAGAGTCGCAACTGGCTTCGGGAGCGGGCGGCGTATTTTCCGTGGCGACGGGGAATTTTGCGCGCGATGCCGCGTTGCTTGGAATAGGATTCTCAGTAAACTGGGGCGAGCGGACTACGGCCAGCCTGGACTATTCCTGCGATTTGTATTCCCATTTGACGGAGCAGGTCCTTAGTGCCGGCGTACGCATAAAGTTTTAG
- a CDS encoding M6 family metalloprotease domain-containing protein, whose product MKKRFNSMPRGFLDRSILLILGYLFLPAVSMGMPANPKPVEVMQSDGAKVKLILRGDEFHHWHEDESGYTVLKDTSTNNWVYAERDAKGSLRPGKYKAGVNNPASLGFLKHYMDSDKVRRATELRNKRDSSSAFHVFGSRTVTGARVSAAPAKTPILTGTMKNLVILAEFPDIPHTHTQAEFDALFNQAGYATDHALGSVKDYYHEVSYNNLTVQSVVTQWVTLPHNHDYYGANTAGQGTDIDPQQMVIDAINALAATGFNFTTVDGNGDGMVDGLDIIHSGRGEEWGGNDPNYIWSHEWELDTPVTKQGKTMQMYHTEPEVRGWDDDNTSWGLTRIGTICHETGHFLGLPDLYDTTGASAGIGAFCLMSGGSWNGPSDNGASPAHMSAWCKKTLGWATPAQLTMIGTDSLPRIEDNSGAMYMLQDASFPSTEYFLVENRQGYGFDAYLPGSSRGILVWHVDESMPDNSDKTHYLVDLEEAHGGVQILQTDPNATGEDSDYFRYGNKTIFGDSTDPNSKSYGGKNLKLLLKNISATGNPMSFDLGSTDTTPPANIAVVNDGLTADISITGSLTQLSANWTASSDSETGLYGYWYAIGTSQGANDVAGWTFNGTGLSGQFVTKTGLNLISGTTYYFGVKAENGVGLYSAVTWSNGQRVDLGSPTDIPYVNDGTGADIQYVSSLNTLSANWGASTYTGGSIDHYEYCIGTTPGAVNVAGWTSVGGNRAVTKTGLSLTDGNTYYFGVQAFTAVGHSGVALSDGQQVDVTSPTAKVIITSALPARPGAFSAKLIVNEANGLAGAPALKIAPGCGAAYNTALSWVTLSTWTVSSFIETYFSTGAACFVFSAADLAGNTGTVITSGGSFDIDTSISGAAGGTVANSDGFGVTVPAGDVSGNFFVTISTVAASLTDSADALSPGSVRLRVNDLVRDFSAKDALGGSIHSFSAPLTITLPYSDADADGRIDGDNIRVDLAWIYWLDEASGRWTPVAGTAHNTAANTLTAAVNHFSLYSIRAQASSALTLANLKAYPNPCDFNKTPYHLTIVGIPTDETAPAIYIYNSAGELVRVLKRGAGIDPLNEASWDGRGKGGGRAASGLYIYMVRTEKYGNGSGKFFVSW is encoded by the coding sequence ATGAAAAAGCGTTTTAACTCTATGCCGCGGGGTTTCCTGGATCGTTCTATCTTGCTGATTTTAGGTTATCTTTTCCTCCCCGCGGTTTCCATGGGAATGCCGGCCAATCCCAAGCCCGTCGAAGTTATGCAGTCCGACGGCGCCAAAGTAAAACTTATCCTCAGGGGCGATGAATTCCATCATTGGCATGAAGATGAGAGCGGTTATACGGTCTTGAAGGATACCTCCACCAATAACTGGGTTTATGCTGAACGGGATGCGAAGGGTTCGCTAAGGCCCGGGAAGTATAAAGCCGGGGTTAATAACCCGGCTTCCCTGGGTTTTTTGAAACATTATATGGACTCGGATAAGGTCAGGCGCGCGACAGAATTGCGCAATAAGAGGGATTCCTCCTCCGCTTTCCATGTTTTCGGCAGCCGCACCGTTACCGGAGCGCGGGTCTCCGCTGCGCCGGCCAAAACCCCGATACTGACCGGCACAATGAAGAACCTGGTGATATTAGCCGAGTTCCCGGACATTCCACACACCCATACTCAAGCCGAGTTTGACGCCCTGTTTAACCAGGCCGGATATGCCACCGACCATGCTCTGGGGTCGGTAAAGGATTATTATCATGAGGTCTCTTATAACAATCTCACGGTTCAGTCGGTGGTGACCCAGTGGGTAACCCTTCCTCACAACCATGATTATTACGGCGCGAACACTGCCGGCCAGGGAACTGATATCGATCCTCAGCAAATGGTAATAGACGCCATAAACGCGCTGGCTGCCACGGGGTTTAATTTCACCACGGTGGACGGCAACGGAGACGGAATGGTGGATGGTCTGGATATTATACACTCGGGCAGAGGCGAAGAATGGGGGGGCAATGATCCCAATTATATATGGTCCCATGAATGGGAACTGGATACGCCGGTAACGAAACAGGGTAAAACAATGCAGATGTATCATACCGAGCCGGAAGTGCGGGGCTGGGATGACGATAACACTTCCTGGGGCTTAACGCGCATAGGGACCATCTGCCATGAAACAGGCCATTTTCTGGGATTGCCCGATCTTTATGACACGACCGGCGCCAGCGCGGGGATCGGGGCATTCTGCCTGATGTCCGGAGGTTCCTGGAATGGTCCGAGTGATAATGGAGCTTCCCCCGCGCATATGAGCGCGTGGTGCAAAAAAACGCTGGGCTGGGCCACACCCGCCCAATTGACCATGATCGGAACCGATTCCCTGCCCAGAATTGAAGATAATTCCGGCGCTATGTACATGCTGCAGGATGCTTCTTTCCCGTCAACCGAATATTTTCTGGTGGAGAACAGGCAGGGCTACGGTTTTGACGCCTATCTGCCCGGCTCCAGCCGGGGCATACTTGTCTGGCATGTGGACGAAAGTATGCCCGATAACTCCGATAAAACGCATTATCTGGTAGATCTGGAAGAAGCGCATGGGGGGGTGCAGATCCTGCAAACTGATCCCAATGCGACCGGGGAAGACTCAGATTATTTCCGCTACGGCAATAAAACCATTTTCGGCGACAGCACCGACCCCAACAGTAAAAGTTATGGAGGGAAGAATCTGAAACTGCTGCTGAAAAATATTTCGGCTACCGGCAATCCGATGAGTTTTGATCTGGGCAGCACCGACACGACCCCTCCCGCCAATATCGCAGTTGTAAATGACGGGCTTACCGCGGATATCTCCATAACAGGTTCCTTAACGCAATTATCGGCTAACTGGACCGCGTCCAGCGACTCAGAAACCGGCTTGTACGGGTATTGGTATGCCATAGGAACTTCGCAGGGAGCCAATGACGTGGCAGGCTGGACTTTCAACGGGACGGGACTATCGGGACAATTTGTTACTAAAACCGGGCTGAACCTGATCAGCGGCACTACCTATTATTTCGGAGTTAAGGCGGAAAACGGGGTGGGCCTTTACTCCGCTGTTACCTGGTCCAACGGTCAAAGGGTAGATCTGGGTTCCCCTACGGATATCCCTTATGTCAACGACGGCACGGGTGCGGATATCCAATATGTTTCCTCGCTGAATACCCTGTCGGCCAATTGGGGAGCTTCCACCTATACCGGCGGCAGCATCGATCATTATGAATACTGCATAGGAACCACACCGGGCGCCGTTAATGTGGCTGGCTGGACGAGCGTGGGCGGCAATCGCGCCGTTACCAAAACCGGGTTGTCGCTTACGGATGGAAATACCTACTATTTCGGGGTACAGGCTTTTACCGCGGTCGGGCACTCGGGCGTAGCCCTGTCCGACGGCCAGCAGGTGGATGTTACAAGTCCCACGGCTAAAGTTATAATTACTTCCGCTTTGCCCGCCCGCCCCGGCGCGTTCAGCGCGAAGCTGATAGTTAACGAGGCCAACGGCCTGGCCGGCGCGCCCGCGCTTAAAATCGCTCCCGGCTGCGGCGCGGCTTATAATACAGCCCTGTCGTGGGTGACGCTTTCCACCTGGACGGTTTCCTCTTTCATCGAAACTTATTTTTCCACCGGCGCCGCCTGCTTTGTGTTTTCCGCCGCTGATCTGGCCGGCAATACCGGCACGGTTATAACATCAGGCGGAAGTTTCGATATTGACACTTCCATTTCCGGCGCGGCCGGCGGCACGGTGGCGAACAGCGATGGTTTCGGTGTGACCGTGCCGGCCGGGGATGTCAGCGGAAACTTTTTTGTAACTATCTCAACCGTGGCAGCCTCTCTTACCGACTCTGCCGACGCCTTAAGCCCCGGTTCGGTAAGGCTGCGCGTAAACGATCTTGTAAGGGATTTTTCCGCCAAAGACGCGCTTGGCGGGTCAATACATTCTTTTTCCGCGCCCCTTACGATAACTCTGCCTTATTCGGATGCCGACGCGGACGGCAGGATAGACGGCGACAATATCCGCGTGGACCTGGCCTGGATTTATTGGCTGGACGAGGCATCGGGTAGGTGGACTCCGGTAGCGGGAACCGCGCACAACACCGCGGCCAACACGCTGACGGCTGCGGTAAATCATTTCTCGCTCTATTCCATAAGAGCGCAGGCATCTTCGGCCCTCACGCTTGCCAACCTCAAGGCCTACCCGAATCCCTGCGACTTCAATAAAACCCCGTACCACTTGACCATAGTCGGCATTCCGACGGATGAAACAGCCCCCGCAATTTATATCTACAACTCGGCAGGCGAGCTGGTGCGCGTTTTAAAACGCGGCGCCGGCATTGACCCGCTTAACGAAGCCTCGTGGGACGGCAGGGGCAAAGGGGGAGGCAGGGCCGCGAGCGGGCTTTATATTTATATGGTAAGGACGGAAAAATACGGCAATGGAAGCGGAAAGTTTTTTGTGAGCTGGTGA
- a CDS encoding PorV/PorQ family protein → MVKIISACIIALSPVSARAETGTTAMPFLKIDSGARAAALGGAYSAAGDDAASVFYNPAGAALADRKELELSHNEWLQGLRNENLAYVQPLGKNFTAFGGANVLLSGAMNKYDASGGNTGSFNSLEGAFSLGLAAGLGGNCYGAAALKTFYQKADKNSAFAFGGDAGLLKIYGDWSFGASVSNLGAKLKLGSTAFSLPLIIRAGAANRLNEQFLLSADAVKAGESQTAFCAGAEGEFMIRENEAFFVRAGYKSGRSQYTGPGFTAGIGIKNNDLRLDYAFSPYGDLGDSHRITLSFRFGVTREDIQSTKKYPRPSRKPAGKRNKPAEKKKDKEGIPLIW, encoded by the coding sequence ATGGTCAAGATAATCTCAGCGTGTATTATAGCTTTAAGCCCGGTTAGCGCACGGGCCGAGACCGGCACTACCGCTATGCCTTTTTTAAAAATAGACTCGGGCGCCAGGGCCGCGGCTCTTGGCGGGGCTTACTCCGCGGCGGGCGACGACGCCGCCAGCGTTTTTTACAATCCGGCGGGCGCCGCGCTCGCTGACAGGAAAGAACTTGAACTTTCGCATAACGAGTGGCTTCAGGGGCTGCGGAACGAAAACCTGGCCTATGTCCAACCGCTTGGCAAAAACTTTACGGCTTTTGGCGGCGCGAACGTGCTGCTAAGCGGCGCTATGAATAAATACGACGCTTCAGGGGGGAATACCGGCTCTTTCAATTCCCTGGAAGGAGCTTTTAGCCTGGGTCTTGCGGCTGGTCTTGGCGGGAACTGCTACGGAGCCGCCGCCTTGAAGACATTTTACCAGAAAGCTGATAAAAACAGCGCCTTCGCCTTTGGGGGGGATGCGGGACTGCTGAAAATTTATGGAGATTGGAGTTTTGGCGCGTCGGTCTCCAATCTGGGCGCTAAACTGAAGCTTGGTTCCACCGCCTTTAGTCTGCCGCTTATTATACGGGCAGGCGCGGCAAACCGTTTGAACGAACAGTTTTTGCTTTCGGCGGATGCGGTGAAAGCGGGTGAGAGTCAGACCGCGTTCTGCGCGGGTGCCGAGGGCGAGTTTATGATCAGGGAAAACGAGGCTTTTTTTGTCAGGGCGGGGTATAAAAGCGGCAGGAGTCAGTACACCGGCCCCGGTTTTACGGCCGGCATCGGTATCAAAAACAATGATCTGCGCCTGGATTACGCCTTTTCCCCGTACGGCGACTTGGGAGACTCCCACAGGATAACGCTTTCTTTCCGTTTTGGCGTGACGCGGGAGGATATTCAGTCCACAAAAAAGTATCCGCGTCCTTCTCGCAAGCCGGCCGGAAAGCGCAACAAGCCGGCTGAAAAGAAAAAAGACAAAGAAGGCATTCCGCTGATATGGTAG